A part of Corynebacterium lactis RW2-5 genomic DNA contains:
- a CDS encoding phosphoenolpyruvate carboxykinase (GTP), with protein sequence MSAPSIPGLEGQAPTENAELLRWIAEVAELTTPDKVVFADGSEEEWNRLSQDLVDKGTFIKLNEEKRPNSFLARSNPKDVARVESRTFIASKTEDGAGPTNNWADPVELKKEMTEHYRGSMKGRTMFVVPFCMGPITDPEPKLGVQLTDSEYVVLSMRIMTRMGKEALDKIGKDGDFVHALHSVGYPLEEGQEDVTWPCNDNKYISQFPDTKEIWSYGSGYGGNAILAKKCYALRIASVMAKEEGWMAEHMLILKLTNPEGKAYHIAAAFPSACGKTNLAMITPTIEGWKAEVVGDDIAWLKFGEDGRLYAVNPENGFFGVAPGTNYDSNPNAMKTMEPGNTIFTNVALTDDGDVWWEGMEGKPDHLIDWKGNDWTPDLDELSSHPNSRYCTPISQCPVAAPEYDDPKGVPLDAILFGGRRPDTVPLVTQALSWNHATFIGATLASGQTAASAEAKVGSLRHDPMAMLPFIGYNVGDYLQHWVDMGVKGGDKMPEVFLVNWFRRAADDGHFLWPGFGDNSRVLKWIIDRIEGRVEAKETVVGYTAKPEDLDLTGLDIPFEDVQEALKAPASKWNADLEDNEEWLKSLGDRVPQEVWDEFEALKARVEERLQKK encoded by the coding sequence ATGTCCGCACCTTCCATTCCTGGCCTCGAGGGCCAGGCCCCGACCGAGAACGCTGAACTGCTCCGCTGGATCGCTGAGGTCGCAGAGCTGACCACGCCAGACAAGGTTGTCTTTGCAGATGGCTCGGAAGAAGAGTGGAACCGCCTTTCCCAGGACTTGGTGGATAAGGGAACTTTCATCAAGCTGAACGAGGAAAAGCGTCCGAATTCCTTCCTCGCCCGCTCGAACCCGAAGGACGTGGCTCGTGTTGAGTCCCGTACTTTCATCGCCTCCAAGACTGAGGACGGCGCTGGCCCGACCAACAACTGGGCTGACCCGGTCGAGCTGAAGAAGGAGATGACTGAGCACTACCGCGGTTCCATGAAGGGCCGCACCATGTTCGTCGTCCCGTTCTGCATGGGCCCGATTACCGACCCGGAGCCGAAGCTCGGTGTTCAGCTGACCGACTCTGAGTACGTCGTTCTCTCGATGCGCATCATGACCCGCATGGGTAAGGAAGCGCTCGACAAGATCGGCAAGGACGGCGACTTCGTCCACGCTCTGCACTCCGTCGGTTACCCACTGGAGGAAGGCCAGGAGGACGTTACCTGGCCGTGCAACGACAACAAGTACATCTCCCAGTTCCCGGACACCAAGGAGATTTGGTCCTACGGTTCCGGCTACGGCGGAAACGCCATCCTGGCCAAGAAGTGCTACGCCCTGCGCATCGCTTCTGTTATGGCTAAGGAAGAGGGTTGGATGGCTGAGCACATGCTCATTCTGAAGCTGACCAACCCGGAGGGCAAGGCCTACCACATCGCAGCGGCCTTCCCGTCCGCTTGTGGTAAGACCAACCTCGCCATGATTACCCCGACCATTGAGGGCTGGAAGGCCGAGGTCGTCGGTGACGACATTGCATGGCTGAAGTTCGGCGAGGATGGTCGTCTCTACGCCGTCAACCCGGAGAATGGCTTCTTCGGTGTCGCGCCGGGCACCAACTACGACTCCAACCCGAACGCCATGAAGACCATGGAGCCGGGCAACACCATCTTCACCAACGTCGCGCTGACCGACGATGGCGATGTCTGGTGGGAAGGTATGGAAGGCAAGCCGGATCACCTCATTGACTGGAAGGGCAATGACTGGACTCCGGATCTGGACGAGCTGTCCTCGCACCCGAACTCCCGCTACTGCACCCCGATTTCGCAGTGCCCGGTCGCCGCTCCGGAGTACGACGACCCTAAGGGTGTCCCGCTGGATGCAATCCTGTTCGGTGGCCGTCGCCCCGACACCGTTCCGCTGGTGACCCAGGCTCTGTCCTGGAACCATGCCACCTTCATCGGTGCAACCCTGGCTTCCGGCCAGACCGCTGCTTCCGCGGAGGCTAAGGTCGGCTCCCTGCGCCATGACCCGATGGCAATGCTGCCGTTCATTGGTTACAACGTCGGTGACTACCTGCAGCACTGGGTTGACATGGGCGTCAAGGGCGGCGACAAGATGCCGGAGGTCTTCCTGGTCAACTGGTTCCGTCGCGCGGCTGATGACGGCCACTTCCTGTGGCCTGGCTTCGGCGACAACTCCCGCGTCCTCAAGTGGATTATCGACCGCATTGAGGGTCGTGTGGAGGCCAAGGAGACCGTCGTTGGTTACACCGCAAAGCCGGAGGATCTGGACCTGACCGGCCTGGACATCCCGTTCGAGGACGTTCAGGAGGCCCTGAAGGCGCCGGCTTCGAAGTGGAACGCAGACCTGGAGGACAATGAGGAGTGGCTGAAGTCCCTCGGCGACCGTGTCCCGCAGGAAGTCTGGGATGAGTTTGAGGCTCTCAAGGCTCGAGTCGAAGAGCGCCTGCAGAAGAAGTAA
- the trmB gene encoding tRNA (guanosine(46)-N7)-methyltransferase TrmB translates to MTNSDISKNSPTAEPTTKGELPHGRPEKTQFNDGLDYPRIGNLSFRRGTLTANQEKIWNDNWDAYGKVLSDEVIDVEEWFGRTGPTIVEIGCGTGTSTVAMAPEEPDHNIIAVELYKPGLAKLLSAAVRGGVTNIRMVRGDGVEVLQRMIEPESLDGVRLFFPDPWPKARHHKRRILQSGTLRLISSRLKPGGVFHAATDHAGYAEWIEELRGVEPTLEPIAWPWPESPMLLDRPTTKFEARGLRMDHSIHEFVWRKKEA, encoded by the coding sequence GTGACTAATTCTGATATTTCTAAAAACTCACCGACGGCTGAGCCCACTACAAAGGGCGAGCTGCCCCACGGCCGCCCGGAGAAAACCCAGTTCAACGACGGTCTGGACTACCCGCGCATCGGCAACCTCTCCTTCCGCCGCGGCACTCTGACCGCCAACCAGGAGAAGATCTGGAACGACAACTGGGACGCCTACGGCAAGGTCCTTTCCGACGAGGTCATTGACGTGGAAGAGTGGTTCGGCCGTACCGGCCCAACGATCGTCGAGATTGGCTGCGGCACCGGTACCTCCACCGTCGCAATGGCGCCCGAGGAGCCGGATCACAACATCATCGCGGTCGAGCTGTACAAGCCCGGCCTGGCAAAGCTGCTCTCCGCAGCAGTCCGTGGCGGCGTGACCAACATCCGCATGGTCCGTGGCGACGGCGTCGAAGTCCTCCAGCGCATGATCGAGCCCGAGTCCCTCGACGGCGTGCGCCTGTTCTTCCCCGACCCGTGGCCGAAGGCACGCCACCACAAGCGCCGCATCCTGCAGTCCGGCACCCTGCGCCTAATCTCCTCCCGACTAAAGCCGGGCGGAGTCTTCCACGCCGCCACCGACCACGCGGGCTACGCCGAGTGGATTGAGGAGCTGCGGGGCGTCGAACCGACCCTCGAGCCGATTGCCTGGCCGTGGCCGGAATCGCCCATGCTTCTCGACCGCCCAACCACCAAGTTCGAGGCCCGCGGCCTGCGCATGGACCACTCCATCCACGAGTTCGTCTGGCGCAAGAAAGAGGCCTAA
- a CDS encoding DUF6802 family protein, with product MDEFSLLERFFQDGEARLPGGEPSAELRQPCGLGEATPLADGEVGTGLVVVVDGQSFDLGEEESSVTLADCDGLSVYSDMDGDGEVDHVTTVRFDGTWESWNSPMEGAESAGDVDGEGGLAGNAVGESVANWDAYTWEQSARGNWG from the coding sequence ATGGATGAGTTTTCTCTGCTAGAACGATTTTTTCAGGATGGTGAGGCCCGACTGCCGGGAGGTGAGCCCAGCGCCGAGTTGCGTCAGCCCTGCGGTCTGGGGGAGGCGACTCCGCTTGCCGACGGCGAGGTCGGCACCGGGCTGGTGGTGGTAGTCGACGGGCAGTCCTTCGACCTCGGAGAGGAGGAGAGTTCGGTGACGCTCGCCGATTGCGACGGTCTGTCGGTGTATTCGGACATGGATGGCGATGGCGAGGTCGACCATGTGACCACGGTGCGCTTCGACGGGACTTGGGAGTCCTGGAACAGTCCGATGGAGGGAGCGGAGAGTGCAGGGGACGTGGATGGGGAAGGTGGGCTCGCGGGAAACGCTGTTGGGGAGTCTGTGGCTAACTGGGATGCTTACACATGGGAGCAGTCCGCCCGGGGGAATTGGGGATAG
- the betA gene encoding choline dehydrogenase, protein MAAFPFFGKKSTNTEIEHRDVVIVGAGSAGSVLANRLSADQSKSVLVLEAGRMDSLWDLFIHMPSAFSFPIGNKYYDWAYESEPEPEMNGRRIYHARGKVVGGSSSINGQIYQRGNPMDYDKWGNTTGLENWGWNNVLPYFKRMENALGSDKDDPRRGHDGPLRMKRGPAKSPLFKAFFRSIEQAGYNYTPDVNGYRQEGFGPFDANIDKGRRLSAARAYLHPVLNRPNLELRTLANADRVLFEGTKAVGVEYTWKGRTRQVRADKVILCGGAFNSPQLLEVSGVGNQEILNAAGVNVVKHLPGVGENLQDHLEVYIQYNVTKPVSSQPYLDKWRWPFIGLWWLLTHKGPVATSHFEGGGFARSNDKEPYPNLMFHFLPLAMRYDGTKIDSPHGFQFHVGPMYSDAVGHVHIKSSDIKVKPEILFNYLSTDQDRREWVEAVKVSRKLLDTPAMKEYTDGEISPGADVQTDEEILEWVRNDAETALHPSCTCKMGPADDEMAVVDPETMQVHGTDGLYVVDASVMPGITNGNIYAPTMMIAEKAADLIAGKTPLAPLDIPFYRAGQGMPLDPPESK, encoded by the coding sequence ATGGCCGCTTTCCCGTTCTTCGGTAAGAAGAGCACCAACACTGAGATTGAGCACCGCGACGTCGTTATCGTCGGCGCAGGATCCGCAGGATCGGTGCTGGCCAACCGTCTGTCGGCAGACCAGAGCAAGAGCGTTCTCGTCCTTGAGGCCGGTCGTATGGACTCCCTCTGGGACCTGTTCATCCACATGCCGTCCGCATTCTCCTTCCCCATCGGCAACAAGTACTACGACTGGGCCTACGAGTCCGAGCCGGAACCGGAGATGAACGGCCGCCGCATCTACCACGCCCGCGGCAAGGTTGTCGGCGGATCCTCCTCCATCAACGGCCAGATTTACCAGCGCGGCAACCCCATGGACTACGACAAGTGGGGCAACACCACGGGCCTGGAGAACTGGGGCTGGAACAACGTCCTACCTTACTTCAAGCGCATGGAAAACGCCCTGGGCTCCGATAAGGACGACCCGCGTCGCGGCCACGACGGCCCGCTGCGCATGAAGCGCGGTCCGGCCAAGTCCCCGCTGTTCAAGGCCTTCTTCCGCTCCATCGAGCAGGCCGGCTACAACTACACCCCGGACGTCAACGGCTACCGCCAGGAGGGCTTCGGCCCCTTCGACGCTAACATCGACAAGGGCCGTCGCCTGTCCGCAGCCCGCGCGTACCTGCACCCGGTGTTGAACCGCCCGAACCTGGAACTGCGCACCCTCGCCAACGCCGACCGCGTCCTCTTCGAGGGCACCAAGGCCGTCGGCGTCGAGTACACCTGGAAGGGCCGTACCCGCCAGGTCCGCGCCGACAAGGTCATTCTCTGTGGTGGTGCCTTTAACTCCCCGCAACTTCTCGAGGTCTCCGGCGTCGGCAACCAGGAGATTCTGAACGCCGCCGGTGTGAACGTCGTCAAGCACCTGCCGGGTGTGGGCGAAAACCTGCAGGACCACCTCGAGGTCTACATCCAGTACAACGTCACCAAGCCGGTGTCCTCGCAGCCATACCTGGACAAGTGGCGCTGGCCGTTCATCGGCCTGTGGTGGCTGCTGACCCACAAGGGCCCGGTAGCGACCTCACACTTCGAGGGTGGCGGCTTCGCGCGCTCCAACGACAAGGAGCCGTACCCGAACCTGATGTTCCACTTCCTGCCGCTGGCCATGCGCTACGACGGCACGAAGATTGACAGCCCGCACGGATTCCAGTTCCACGTCGGCCCGATGTACTCCGACGCGGTCGGCCACGTGCACATCAAGTCCTCTGACATCAAGGTCAAACCGGAGATCCTGTTCAACTACCTCTCCACCGACCAGGACCGCCGCGAGTGGGTCGAGGCCGTGAAGGTCTCCCGCAAGCTGCTGGACACCCCGGCGATGAAGGAGTACACCGACGGCGAAATCTCCCCCGGTGCCGATGTCCAGACCGACGAGGAAATCCTCGAGTGGGTCCGCAACGACGCCGAAACTGCCCTGCACCCGTCCTGCACCTGCAAGATGGGTCCGGCTGACGACGAAATGGCCGTCGTCGATCCGGAGACCATGCAGGTCCACGGCACCGACGGCCTCTACGTGGTCGATGCTTCGGTCATGCCGGGCATCACAAACGGCAACATCTACGCCCCGACCATGATGATCGCCGAGAAGGCCGCCGACCTGATTGCCGGCAAGACCCCACTGGCCCCGCTGGACATTCCGTTCTACCGCGCCGGCCAGGGCATGCCGCTGGATCCGCCGGAGAGCAAGTAG
- a CDS encoding NAD(P)H-dependent flavin oxidoreductase — protein MSTLRTPSTSEALPIVLAPMAGGPSTPELTAAVSNAGGLGMLAAGYLSAQALIDAARSTASLLSDGHTFGINLFCPDSVGDNETEENLLRWAEFRDLLAPVAEKFDVDLPSTPTWSDDHFTEKLEAICADDFLPSPGALEYVSFTFGYPDADVVARVKETGRKVVLNATSIDGVRAAADAGADRIVLQGLAAGGHRGYVDGKDSSDIIGATIDELAAAVAEATRATDVSIIAAGGVGGAEDVVKLLRAGATAVQVGTRFLTAEEAGTKPTHARALLELQGRETTLTHAFSGKPARTISNRFAEEFSDPAPALYPQLHYLTTPIRGAANTVGDPEYLNLWAGSGYSKCKAQPAAEIVAELAGC, from the coding sequence ATGAGCACCCTGCGTACACCGAGCACATCCGAAGCCCTGCCTATCGTCCTCGCGCCGATGGCAGGTGGCCCCTCTACGCCCGAACTGACCGCCGCCGTCTCGAACGCCGGCGGTCTTGGCATGCTCGCCGCCGGTTACCTCAGCGCGCAGGCCCTCATCGACGCCGCACGCAGCACCGCCTCCCTGCTTTCCGACGGCCATACCTTCGGCATCAACCTCTTTTGTCCCGATTCCGTCGGTGACAATGAGACCGAGGAGAACCTGCTGCGGTGGGCCGAATTCCGGGACCTGCTCGCGCCCGTCGCCGAGAAGTTCGACGTCGACCTGCCTAGCACTCCAACCTGGTCCGACGACCATTTCACCGAGAAGCTCGAGGCAATCTGCGCAGACGATTTCCTGCCCAGCCCGGGCGCGCTGGAATACGTATCCTTCACGTTCGGGTACCCCGATGCGGACGTCGTCGCGCGGGTGAAGGAAACCGGCCGCAAGGTCGTGCTGAATGCGACCTCTATCGACGGAGTCCGCGCGGCCGCCGACGCGGGCGCGGACCGTATCGTCCTCCAGGGCCTGGCCGCCGGTGGGCACCGCGGCTACGTCGATGGCAAGGACTCGTCCGACATCATTGGCGCCACCATCGACGAGCTCGCCGCTGCGGTCGCAGAGGCCACGCGCGCAACCGATGTCTCCATCATTGCGGCCGGGGGCGTTGGGGGTGCGGAAGACGTCGTAAAGCTCTTGCGGGCGGGAGCAACGGCGGTGCAGGTGGGGACGCGTTTCCTCACTGCGGAAGAGGCCGGGACCAAGCCCACCCACGCACGCGCCCTGCTCGAGCTTCAAGGGCGCGAGACTACACTGACGCACGCGTTTTCGGGCAAGCCCGCGCGCACAATTTCGAACCGTTTCGCCGAGGAGTTTAGCGACCCCGCGCCAGCGCTGTACCCGCAGCTGCACTACCTGACCACGCCAATCAGGGGTGCCGCGAACACCGTCGGCGACCCCGAATACCTGAACTTGTGGGCAGGCAGCGGCTACTCGAAATGCAAAGCCCAGCCAGCCGCCGAGATTGTGGCGGAGCTGGCTGGGTGCTAG